A single region of the Eleginops maclovinus isolate JMC-PN-2008 ecotype Puerto Natales chromosome 4, JC_Emac_rtc_rv5, whole genome shotgun sequence genome encodes:
- the tp53bp1 gene encoding TP53-binding protein 1 isoform X5: MDPSGSELDSSLPQPENPCLIVEDSQPDSVALEDDPESSYRALLARRLSSLQPTARSPVLELISSPLGSRCSQTDSQSDSSQSNNQAEPGILIAANPSSACQEESQVLNICPPLNKKKSALEDTDMESGADSTTHCIQSEEGTSQFGFLELSQSQDLRGEVVNHQMEDDSERRNKSAEQNVSSRTSQSQDNKAARSEVSSSWSDSSGQSGRQRGIEALLYSEGLQASDEQDGQLPSSQEDMFDPDKTGGAVDSTVSEPEQQGPPTATPAHTLRLLHLSGQGTLVQESLSQNSVDFVAATPDNFPQNPLIVPSSPTEAENKHADEPMDTSLPPEDRAEPMETEAASKPHPSASTPVSQNSPGFVLERTLSLPSQPEFSHDVFVPTQSQEAPKQSDKKVASLPHQAQSQPLESAPFTLPLQLSVNTQISSPAQKTSEHIEEDSQATQIEELEEPPGVDTSDSSQRRASNGMTSQSQPATSSKASPSAKSPKHRGACAKSEPPSQLQKSEVHKKTATSLNVQNVNVKDSKSEVVSCSQPKVDLPDMTVNSCVQETPPADPTPCRLPSQSMISQTVDVVQGSVDPRKAGGQANSPSVKSSSQQSGAVSNSQTVKDVMDESNTWEEEEEVMEGEGESTLGGGTSGLALALSQSQLLSPEPMEEESESRGEDSVIVVSDSERDSQILQAKTNSSQPTRGKVSCSTNGHESQTQGKKLHPAPDRLSQTERAVSEAEGLKDKSLSDSSGEISFHFTLPKEGELIGPVVGATPPLIGQLKQTLRHSTPIEITSFSEKSGVVGDVSADGAMAASDIVSGESGDDTTEKGDGKLSLRMKLVTPVEEGSSERFSLQKPTLSEEDGPVVKVTTVAKAVTSPSVFSRVRQVHRQQDAREESQGGDNTPSVRGELFCSPQRSSQASSLGCNSLPNSQSEPSLQDVLAVSQETRKDPAERSANRLGLHQAPEPPTPNRTDARQSAPSDYTVTSSPSNKLRQRSVSQQTSSDAPGLRSPTNRGESESPSFRRATAPAHRRHVRTIQEVRTTVTRIITDVYYEDGKEVDRKVTEESEEPVVDCQVLDGDISPCRTGSSSLTSGDLGDISSLSSKASSLQHSSGGTSSSGFTRPDFLMPPSRGATSFRGGAVGSLQRLGAHGQPHSSEDEPYTRMLPPRLPVSPTDPELHSRSDSLRSSPEEANSAGSSFVGLRVVAKWSSNGYFYSGRIIKDAGEGIFRLRFDDGYECEVAGKDILLCDPIPLETEVTALLEDEYFSIGIVRGHKTEGPDLFYSVEKDGQRTWHSRTSVILSLEQGNKLREQHSLGPYEPSTPLTKASDISLDNLVEGKRRRRGAPEGHSTPNRSSSGSPRTPGPSGKRKLMTYEGTRSPAKRGRRGHGARAAQRVGMCNTSGSGTDLPGQTCDVAETHGPLPQNTTLFMGFAFMLTASSEIDRLTNKSASDDEDDYVQTGPYNKAYTESQLQAGGGFVLPDFNEEQCKAAYQSLLIADQHCRTRKYLLCLASGVPCVSHIWVRDCCKENKLLNYRNYLLPAGAGPDEAIVEWHPRCSPFKALRVLLVFEKPVELWAQLITMGGGSSVRQFQTDKDGSDIPAGKYDVVVTDTACPPLVEKNVKSQEVPLVSPEWIIQSVIRGERLGFHSKPHYRHDYSSSSSS; this comes from the exons ATGGATCCCAGCGGAAGTGAACTTGACTCCAGCCTGCCTCAGCCTGAGAACCCGTGTCTGATCGTAGAGGACTCCCAGCCGGACAGTGTTGCTCTGGAGGACGACCCTGAGAGCAGCTACAGAGCCCTGCTGGCCCGCCGCCTGTCCAGCCTGCAGCCCACCGCCCGTAGCCCAGTGCTG gaACTGATATCCTCCCCGCTAGGAAGCCGATGCTCTCAGactgacagccaatcagataGCTCCCAGAGTAACAACCAAGCCGAGCCAG GCATTCTAATTGCAGCCAACCCCAGTTCTGCATGCCAGGAGGAAAGCCAAGTTCTAAACATTTGCCCTCCTCTGAACAAGAAAAA GAGTGCACTGGAGGACACAGATATGGAGTCAGGAGCTGATTCAACCACACACTGCATTCAGTCTGAGG aggGAACCTCTCAATTTGGTTTTCTGGAGCTTTCTCAGAGTCAGGATCTGCGCGGTGAGGTGGTGAACCATCAGATGGAGGACGACAGCGAGAGACGCAACAAATCAG CCGAGCAGAACGTCAGCTCCAGGACTTCACAGAGTCAGGACAACAAAGCAGCGAG ATCTGAGGTGAGCTCCAGCTGGTCAGATTCTTCGGGTCAGTCGGGGAGGCAGCGGGGCATCGAGGCTCTGCTGTACTCAGAGGGCCTGCAGGCGTCTGATGAGCAGGACGGGCAGCTCCCGTCGTCACAGGAAGACATGTTCGACCCTGACAAGACAG GAGGTGCAGTGGACAGCACGGTGTCTGAGCCAGAGCAGCAGGGTCCCCCAACGGCCACACCGGCCCACACCCTGCGACTGCTGCATCTGTCCGGACAGGGAACCCTGGTGCAGGAAAGTCTGTCCCA GAACTCTGTTGACTTTGTTGCCGCCACCCCAGACAACTTCCCCCAGAACCCCTTAATAGTTCCCAGCTCGCCAACAGAAGCAGAGAATAAACACG CTGATGAGCCAATGGACACTTCACTGCCCCCCGAAGACCGAGCAGAGCCAATGGAAACAGAGGCTGCCTCTAAGCCACACCCGTCCGCCTCTACTCCTGTCTCCCAGAATTCCCCTGGCTTTGTGTTAGAGCGCACTCTCTCTTTACCGTCCCAGCCGGAGTTTTCTCAC gaCGTGTTTGTCCCTACACAGAGCCAGGAGGCACCAAAGCAGTCAGATAAGAAGGTGGCCTCGTTGCCGCACCAGGCGCAGTCTCAGCCCCTGGAGTCAGCACCTTTCACGTTGCCTTTGCAGCTCTCTGTGAACACGCAGATCAGCAGCCCGGCTCAGAAGACCTCAGAGCATATAGAGGAGGACAGCCAGGCGACGCAGAtcgaggagctggaggagccgCCTGGCGTCGACACCAGTGACTCAAGCCAGAGGAGAGCGAGCAACGGCATGACTTCACAGTCACAACCTGCCACCAGCTCCAAAGCTTCCCCCTCTGCCAAATCACCAAAGCATCGTGGAGCATGTGCCAAGAGCGAGCCGCCCAGTCAGTTGCAAAAGTCTGAAGTGCACAAAAAGACAGCGACTTCTTTGAATGTACAAAATGTGAATGTAAAAGACAGTAAGAGTGAAGTGGTGTCCTGCTCACAACCCAAGGTCGATCTCCCTGATATGACAGTGAACAGCTGCGTGCAGGAGACTCCCCCCGCAGACCCTACCCCCTGCAGGTTGCCCTCGCAGTCCATGATCTCCCAGACTGTGGATGTAGTGCAGGGTTCTGTAGACCCGAGAAAAGCAGGAGGACAAGCAAACAGTCCGTCTGTAAAATCATCGTCCCAGCAGTCGGGAGCGGTGAGCAACAGTCAAACAGtcaaagacgtgatggatgAGAGTAATACgtgggaagaagaagaggaggtgatggagggagaaggggagagCACATTGGGAGGCGGGACCTCTGGACTAGCTCTTGCCCTCTCTCAGAGTCAGCTGCTGTCTCCTGAGCCcatggaggaggagagtgaaagcagaggagaggacagcGTCATCGTGGTCTCAGACAGCGAGAGAGACTCCCAAATTCTTCAGGCAAAGACCAACAGCTCCCAGCCAACCAGAGGCAAAGTGTCCTGCTCCACCAACGGCCATGAGTCCCAGACTCAGGGGAAGAAGCTGCACCCGGCTCCTGATAGGCTCTCCCAGACTGAGCGGGCGGTATCTGAAGCAGAGGGGCTCAAAGACAAGAGCCTGAGTGACAGCTCTGGAG AAATTTCCTTCCACTTCACACTCCCTAAAGAAGGCGAGCTGATTGGTCCTGTTGTCGGTGCCACGCCTCCTCTGATCGGCCAGCTGAAGCAGACGCTGAGACACAGCACTCCCATTG AGATCACTTCCTTTTCTGAAAAGTCAGGCGTGGTGGGGGATGTCTCTGCAGACGGGGCGATGGCAGCCAGCGACATTGTTTCGGGCGAAAGCGGGGATGACACGACGGAAAAGGGAGACGGGAAGCTGAGTTTGAGGATGAAGCTGGTGACCCCGGTGGAAGAGGGCAGCTCGGAGCGCTTCAGCCTGCAGA aGCCCACCCTATCAGAGGAGGATGGACCTGTTGTCAAGGTTACCACTGTTGCCAAGGCTGTTACCAG CCCGTCAGTGTTCAGTCGTGTCCGGCAGGTGCACAGACAGCAGGACGCAAGAGAGGAGAGCCAGGGGGGAGACAACACCCCATCTGTCAG AGGGGAGCTGTTCTGCTCGCCGCAGAGGAGCTCCCAGGCATCCTCGCTGGGATGCAACAGCCTCcccaacagccaatcagaacctTCACTACAGGACGTTTTGGCAGTGTCGCAGGAGACCCGTAAAGATCCTGCAGAGCGCTCTGCGAACAGGCTAGGGCTGCATCAAGCTCCAGAGCCGCCCACCCCCAACAGGACAGATGCCCGGCAGAGTGCCCCCTCGGACTACACCGTCACCTCCAGCCCGTCCAACAAG CTCCGTCAGCGGTCTGTCTCGCAGCAGACCAGCTCCGATGCTCCGGGGCTGCGCTCCCCAACTAACAGG GGTGAATCTGAGTCTCCGTCCTTTAGAAGAGCCACAGCCCCCGCACACCGCAGACATGTGCGCACCATCCAGGAAGTGCGGACCACCGTCACTCGCATCATCACAGACGTGTATTACGAGGACGGCAAAGAGGTGGACCGCAAAGTCACAGAG GAGAGCGAGGAGCCGGTGGTGGACTGCCAGGTGTTGGACGGTGATATTTCCCCGTGTCGCACCGGGAGCAGCTCTTTAACCTCCGGGGACCTCGGGGACATCAGCTCTCTGTCGTCCAAAGCCTCCAGCCTGCAGCACAGCTCCGGAGGAACCAGCAGCAGCGGCTTCACCAGGCCCGACTTCCTCATGCCGCCCAGCCGAGGGGCCACGTCCTTCAG GGGGGGTGCTGTTGGCTCCCTGCAGAGGCTCGGTGCTCACGGCCAGCCCCACTCCTCAGAGGACGAGCCCTACACCCGCATGCTCCCCCCGCGCCTCCCCGTCAGCCCCACAGACCCCGAGCTCCACAGCCGCTCCGACTCCCTCAGGTCGTCGCCAGAGGAGGCCAACTCGGCAGGAAGCAGCTTCGTGGGCCTACGGGTGGTGGCCAAGTGGTCGTCCAACGGCTACTTCTACTCGGGCCGCATCATCAAAGACGCCGGAGAGGGGATCTTCCGCCTGCGCTTCGACGACGGCTACGAGTGCGAGGTGGCGGGGAAGGACATCCTGCTGTGTGACCCAATCCCCCTCGAGACGGAGGTCACCGCCCTGCTGGAGGACGAGTATTTCAGCATAG GCATTGTGCGGGGCCATAAGACAGAGGGGCCCGATCTGTTCTACAGCGTGGAGAAGGACGGTCAGAGGACGTGGCACAGCAGGACCTCTGTCATCCTGTCTCTGGAGCAGGGCAACAAGCTGAGGGAGCAGCACAGCCTCGGGCCCTACGAGCCCTCCACCCCGCTGACCAAGGCTTCCGACATCAGCCTGG ATAACCTGgtggaggggaagaggaggcgCCGAGGGGCCCCCGAGGGTCACAGCACTCCCAACCGAAGCTCCTCAGGCAGCCCCCGCACCCCTGGCCCCTCCGGGAAGAGGAAGCTGATGACATACGAGGGCACCAGGTCGCCGGCCAAGAGGGGTCGCAGGGGCCACGGGGCCAGAGCTG CTCAGCGGGTGGGGATGTGTAACACCTCCGGCAGCGGCACAGATCTCCCCGGTCAGACTTGTGACGTGGCGGAGACTCACGGCCCGCTGCCCCAGAACACCACCCTCTTTATGGGCTTCGCTTTCATGCTGACCGCCTCGTCCGAGATCGACCGGCTGACCAACAAGAGCGCCAGCGACGACGAGGACG ATTACGTGCAGACAGGTCCGTATAACAAGGCTTACACAGAGTCGCAGCTGCAGGCGGGGGGAGGCTTCGTCCTGCCAGACTTCAATGAAGAACAA TGTAAGGCAGCCTATCAGAGCCTGCTGATTGCAGACCAGCACTGCCGCACCAGGAAGTACCTGCTGTGTCTGGCCAGCGGTGTGCCGTGTGTGTCGCACATCTGGGTGAGAGACTGCTGCAAAGAGAACAAGCTGCTCAACTACAGGAACTACCTGCTGCCCGCCGGAGCGGGGCCCGATGAGGCCATAGTGGAGTG GCATCCGCGCTGCAGCCCGTTCAAAGCTCTGCGGGTCCTTCTGGTGTTTGAGAAGCCGGTGGAGCTTTGGGCGCAGCTGATCACCATGGGAGGAGGTTCTTCTGTCCGACAGTTCCAGACGGACAAGGACGGCTCAG ACATTCCTGCGGGCAAGTATGATGTCGTGGTGACAGACACGGCCTGTCCGCCATTGGTGGAGAAAAACGTGAAATCACAGGAAGTCCCGCTGGTGTCTCCCGAGTGGATCATCCAGAGTGTCATACGCGGGGAGCGCCTTGGTTTCCACAGCAAGCCTCATTATCGCCATGactactcctcctcttcctcctcataa